A segment of the Fusobacterium ulcerans genome:
ATAAGAGAAATTTCTGGAGGTAGCAGATAATGATAAATGAACTGAAAAAAAGAGTACTTGTATTAGATGGAGCTACTGGAACAGCTATCCAAAAATATAATCTTACTGATGAAGATTTTCAAGGTAAAAAAGGCTGCAATGAAATCCTGAATATAACAAGACCTGATGTAATAAAAGAGATACACACTAAGTATATTGAAGCTGGTGCTGACATTATAGAAACAAACTCATTCAACTGCAACAGAATATCTCTGAAAGATTATGAAATAGAAGATATGTCTTACACTCTTTCAAAAAAAGGAGCTGAACTGGCTAGAGAAACAGCAGATAATTTTTATAAAACTTCTGGGAAGAAAATATATGTTGCTGGTTCTATTGGTCCTACAAGCAAAAGTCTTTCTCTTCCAATGGGAGATGTTCCCTATGAAAGAGAAATTAACTTTGATCAGATGAAAAAAATCTATTCTGAGCAGATAGAAGGGGTCATAGATGGCGGTGTAGATTGCCTCTTGATAGAGACTATATTTGATGGACTAAGTGCCAAGGCTGCCCTTGTAGCTGCCGAGGAACTTTTTGAAAAAAAGAATATACAGCTTCCAATTATGATATCTGCAACTGTAAACAGACAGGGAAAAATTTTCTCAGGACAGAGCATAGAATCTTTAATTACAGCTTTGGACAGACCTTCAATTATTTCCTTTGGTCTTAACTGTTCTTTTGGAGCAAGGGATCTTATTCCAATGATAAAAAGAATAGCTTCTTTTACAGATAAATATATTTCTCTCTATCCTAATGCTGGACTTCCTAATGAAGAGGGAGAATATGAGGAGACTCCTGAGATAACTGCTGGATATTTAAAAGAATTAGTAGATGAAAAAAAGGTAAATATTCTTGGTGGATGCTGTGGAACACATTTTTCGCACATAAAAGCAATAGCTGATTTAGTAAAAGACAAAGAACCTAGACTTCCAGTTTCGAAAGAAAATAGATATTTTCTCTCTGGAAATGAAATATATGATTTCAGCAATAAATTCACAATAGTTGGAGAAAGAAATAATGTAGCTGGTTCTAAAATTTTCAAAACATTGATTGAAGAAAAAAACTATATAAAAGCTTTAGAAATAGCTCGTTCACAAATAGAAAAAGGAGCTGCTGTACTGGATATCAACCTTGATGACGGGCTGTTGATACCTCATGAGGAAATGGAAAGATTTTTAAGAATAATTCAAAATGATCCCATAGTCTCAAAAATTTCTATAATGATAGATTCATCAGACTTTTTCACTATTGAAACTGCCTTAAAAAACATAGCTGGAAAATCAATAGTAAATTCCATCTCTCTAAAAGAGGGAGAAGAAGCTTTCAGAAAAAAAGCCAGAATAATAAAAAAATATGGTGCTGCTATGGTTGTTATGGCTTTTGATGAAAATGGGCAGGGAGTCTCTTATGAAAGAAAGGTAGAAATCTGCAATCGTTCATATAAAATATTGGCTGAAGAAGGAGTTCCCAGCTCAGATATAGCTTTTGATCCAAATATACTGACTATAGGTACTGGAAGTGAAGATGACAGATATAATGGGCTGAATTTTATAAAAACAGTTCAATGGATAAAAGAAAATCTTCCTCAATGCAGTATCACTGGAGGACTTAGCAATTTATCCTTTGCCTTCAGAGGAAACAATCCTTTGAGAGCAGCTATACACTCTTTGTTTATTGAAAATGCAAAAGAAAAAGGAATGAATTTTGCTATAATGAATCCTGGTGAGAAAGCTCCTCAGCTTACTTCAGAAGAAAAAAATACAATCCTATCCTTAATAAACGGAGAAGAGGATTCTCTTGATTCTATATTGGAACTTGCTGTAAAATTAAAAAATGCCTCTGATCTTCTTAAAAAGAACAGCTCCTCTGCTCCTAAAATAATAAAGAATGATTTTGATTCTTTAAAGGACAGAATAGAAAATGCTCTTATTTACGGAGGCAGTACAACTTTTGATACAGATATAAATACTGCTATGGAAACTATGACACCTTTAGATATTATACAAAATATTCTGATGAAAGGTATGGATAAAATAGGTGTTCTTTTTGAAAAGGGAGAACTATACCTTCCACAGCTTATAAGATCAGCAAGTGTTATGAACAGAGCTGTTGATATTTTGAAACCTCATATGAAAATAGAAGCCAATATAGGAATAAAAGGCAAAGTTCTTATGGCTACTGTAGATGGAGATGTTCATGATATTGGTAAAAATATTGCTGGAACAGTTTTGAAATGCAATGGTTATGAAGTGATAGACTTAGGGGTAATGGTAAGCAAAGAAAAAATACTTGAAGAAGCTGTAAAAAACAATGTGGATATCATTACATTAAGCGGTCTTATCAGTCCTTCATTAAAAGAAATGAAAAAGATTCTTTCTCTTTTAGACATCAGCAAACTTTCTATCCCTGTATTAATTGCAGGAGCAGCTACTTCTAAATTGCATACTGCTGTAAAATTAGAGCCATTTTATCAAGGAAAAACTTTTCATACTACAGATGCTTTAGATACTCTTACAATAATAAATAAGTTGATTTATGGTGACAGAGATTTATTTATAACTGAAAAAACAAAAGAACTCAGAGAGTTATGCAAAGTATATTTGAATAATAAAAAAGACACTTCTAAAATATCAGTATCTCCTAAAGAAGATTTTACTTCAGAAGTTATAGCTCCTAAACAATTAGGAAAACAATATATAGAATTTCCTCTGCAAAAGATTGAAAAATATATTAACTGGAATTTTCTTCTTCATAATATGAAAGTAAAAAATACACCTTTAGAAGAAAATACACTAAATGATGCTAAGTATATTTTAGAAAAAATGAAAGAAAATGATATAAAGGTCAAATGTGCTTTTGGAATTTTCCCTTGCACAAAAGATTCTGATAATTTAACAATAAAAGATAGTGATAAAAATTGGTCTATCTCTTTTATAAGAGGGGAAGTAAAAAATAATGATATTGGAATAAGTGATTTTTTCAATGAAAATGACTTTATAGGGACTTTTATTATTTCAGTAAACAGCTCTCTATTTGATGAAGACAACTATATGAGCATAATGGAAAGCATTCTTCTTACAAGAATTGCTGAAGCTGCTTCTGAATTTATGGAAAATTATTTGAAAGAAGAAAATATCTGGCTGCCTAATATCAGACCTGCTATAGGTTATTCATCTATTCCAGATCATTCTATCAAGAAAACTATTTTCGAAATCACTGAAGGTGAAAGAACAGGAGCATATCTTACTAATAATTTTGCTATGTCTCCACTGAGTACTGTATGTGGTATTTATATTTCCAATCCAAAGAGTTTTTATTTTGATTTGAAATAATTTTAAATACCTGATACAGTATATTTATACTAAGAAAATTAAGGAGGCAATATTATGATAGTTGTATATGCAAAATCTATTGTACCTGAAAAAAATATTGATAAATATTTAGAGATAGCAAAAAAATTAGCAGAGGAAACAAGAAAAGAAAAAGGAAATATTTTTTATGAAATGGTACAGGACAAAAATAACAGAAGTGTTCTTGCTTTTATAGAGAAATGGGAAAATATGGAAGTTTTAGATAAACATATGAAAACTCCACATTTCACTACATTTGTTCCTCAATTAAATGAATTAAGAGAAGGAGAATCTGAACTCGCTATACATGAAGTTCTATTCTAAAAAAAATTGGCAGCCTGTATAAAACAGACTGCCTTTTTATTTATTAATCTCTGCATATTCCTTGTTCTTTTGCTACTTTTTCAACTGCTGCTGCTACTGCATCTGCAACTCTTTTATCAAAAGCATCTGGAATGATGTAATTTTCATTCATTTCTTCATCAGTAATAAGAGAAGCTAATCCTCTTGCTGCTGCAAGTTTCATTTCTTCAGTTATTTTTCTAGATTTTGCTCTTAAAGCCCCTTTGAATAATCCTGGGAATACAAGAACGTTATTTATTTGGTTAGGATAGTCTGATCTTCCAGTTCCTACTATTTTTGCTCCTCCTGCTAAAGCATCTTCTGGCATTATTTCAGGAGTAGGATTTGCCATTGCAAATATTACAGCATCTTTATTCATTGTTTTTACCATTTCAGTAGTAAGAATATTTCCTACAGATACTCCAACAAAAACGTCGGCTCCTTGTACTGCAAATGCTAAATCTCCAGCAAGATCATTAGGGTTAGTTATTTCAGCTAACTCTCTCTTAGAGAAGTCATAAGATTCTTTATCACTTTTTCTAAGGATTCCAGGTTTATCAAGAACTAATATTTCTTTTGCTCCTAAATCTCTTATAAGTTTAGTTATAGAACTTCCTGCTGCCCCTGCTCCATTTACTACAACTTTAGCATCAGAGAATTTTTTACCTACAACTTTGAAAGCATTGATAAGTCCAGCAGCAACTACTATTGCAGTTCCGTGTTGGTCATCATGGAATACAGGAATATCTAATTCTTTCTTTAATCTAGTTTCTATTTCTATACATCTTGGTGCTGATATATCTTCTAAGTTTACTCCTCCAAGTCCTGGAGCTAGTAATTTTACTGTTCTGATAATTTCTTCTGGATCTTTAGTATCTAAACAAATAGGAATTGCATCTACCCCTGCAAATTCTTTGAATAGTACACATTTACCTTCCATTACTGGAAGAGCTGCTTCTGGACCGATATCTCCAAGTCCTAATACTGCTGTTCCATCAGTAATAACTGCAACCATGTTTCCTTTTGCTGTATATTTATATACATCCTCTTTGTTAGCTGCTATTTTTCTGCAAGGTTCTGCAACACCTGGTGAATAAGCAAGACTCAAATCATCTTTATTAGCTACTTTCACTTTTGAAACTATTGATATCTTTCCTTTATTTTTTTCATGCATTTCTAGTGCTCTTTCGAATACTGTTGACATAATATCTCCCTCCGTTTATTATAAAATATTTTTTGAAAATTTATTTTCATTTATTGTGACAGTGCAAACTATATTCAAATAATATATATTTGCCTTTAAAGCTTTATATGATGTATTATATCCCCTTTTTGTACAAAAGTAAAGTATTTTCTTTTTTTCTTGTCTTATTTACGTATTTAATATCTAATATTGATATAATAAACTTAAACTAGTACATATATTTTCTGAAAATAAATTTTTAAAATATTTTTTTCATCCGTGTACAATATATATTGTTTATTATCTATTTTTCCAACAAAAATTTAGGTGATTGAAAAATTTTTTTTACTTTTCAACCACCTCCATTTAAAGCAATGTTCTTATTTTAGTATTCCCAATTTCTTTAATTTCTCTTCATTTTCCTCTACAAATTCTTCAGTAATAGCATAAGCTACAGTTTTAGTAACTACTATTGCTGTTCCATCAAAAGATATTTCCACTTTCCTATCTTTTTCCAAAAATTCTTCTCCTCTTTCTACAGCTTTAGCTAAATTCTCTGCGTCTATTCTTTCTTTTAATATGCCTCTCATAAAAATACCTCCTTCATTAGGTTTTCTTCTTCTTATATATTATACAAGATCAATTTTCCTTTCCTTTTTTTCAAATGAAAAAGAGGATGCAGTTCACATCCTCTGTTTTATCTATACAAATAATGAATACAAGAAGTTTGCTGCCATTCCAGCTGCCAATCCTCCAATAGTATGACTGAATATTGCTTTTCCAGTTAATTCTCTATATTTCAAACTGTCCATCATAGCTACATGAGTGCTTAAGTATCCGCTCCAGCACATTCCCATACTTGTAAAAACCGCTATCTCTCTTGGCCCTATTACGCCCTCTTTTATAAATTGAGGTACAAGTCCAATAGCAGCTCCCACTGCTCCAAGTGCTGTTATAGGAAAAGCTATTGCCTGTGGACTGGTAAATCCAAATAACGGCTTTAATATAAAATTAAGTTTTGCTCCAATTATTGGAAGTATTCCTATTCCTTCATAAGCTGCTCCTGTATAGCCACCTTGAGGCATACCATTTGTAAGCATAAGAACTGTTGTACATATGATAATTACTCCAGGAATTATCGCAATTCCCATATCTACTCCTACTTTTCCACCTTCCAGCATGGCTTCTAAAAATCTTCCAAAAATTGATCCTCTTCTTATTTCTCTTGTATCAAGAACAAATTTTTCTATTTCCTTTTCTTCTTCTGATTCTCCTATACTTTTAAAATATTTTTTACTATAATGCAGCATTAAATTTACACTTATTATACTTCCTACCACTGCTCCAAGATTTCCTATAAGGACTGCCTTAAAAAGATTTTCTTTCATAAGTCCACCTTGTGCCACCATAAATGCTGATACTATGAATCCCATCCCAAAAGATGTTCCCAAGTTAGTAAGAGCTGTAAACTGATAGTTCTTAAAATATTTTCTAAATTCTTTATTTGCTGCTAAACTAAGTACAGCTGGATTATCTGATATATATGTTGTCACTATTGCTAATGCTGAAGCTCCTGGCAATCTATACAAAGGATAAATTACAAAATAAAGCAATTTATTTATCAGGGATATCACTCCAAATTCAGATAATATTTCTGAAAGAGCTCCTGCTAATACTGCAACTCCCATTATAAAGAATACTGTGTTTATCAGAAGATCATGTGCCGTTCCCATTACAGTATTTATCATATTCACAGGTCCCATTATTTTAGCAGTTGTTATAAAAGATCCAGCTAATAATCCCAGACATATAAAAGCTTCTAAACTTATTGCTTTCTTTTTTAATTTTTCCATTATTATCTCCTTAGTGTTTACTTATACCTTAAAAGTATAACATCAGACATAAAAAGTGTCAATATTTTTGCACCTTAAAAGCTTTTTTATAATAAAAAAAGTGTCTCTCTAAGTATTGATTTTTCAACATCTAAAGACATACTTATATTAATATCCAGCTTTATGTTATTTTATTTCTACAAAAAAAGATCAAAAATCTGAAACATAATTTCAAATTTTTGATCCCTCTCTTTTTTACTATTTATTTAAAGCTTTTTTTAATTCTTCTACTTTATCAAGTTTTTCCCATGGAATATCTAAATCAGTTCTTCCTATATGTCCAAATGCTGCAAGATCTTGATATTTGAATTTTCCACTTCTCAATTCAAGTGCTCTTTCTATCCCTCTTGGTGTTAGATCAAATACTTTTTTAACAGCTTCTGCTAATTCAAATTCATCTACTTTTCCAGTTCCAAATGTATCTACTTTTACTGATGTTGGTTCTACAACTCCTATTGCATATGATAATTGGATTTCACATTTATCTGCAAGGTCTGCTGCAACTATATTTTTTGCAACCCATCTTGCTGCATAAGCTGCTGATCTATCTACTTTTGAAGGGTCTTTTCCAGAGAAAGCTCCTCCACCATGTCTAAAGAATCCTCCATATGTATCTACTATTATTTTTCTTCCAGTTACTCCTGTATCTCCGTGTGGTCCTCCAATTACAAATCTTCCTGTTGGATTGATATGGAAATGTTTTACTTGATCAGGATCAAGCCCATAAGATCTCAATACTGGTTTTACTACTTTTTCTATTACTTCTTCTTTTATTTGAGCTTGAGTTACATCTGGATTATGTTGTACAGACACTACTACTGTATCAACGTGATCTATCTTTCCATTTTCATCATAAGCTAAAGTTACTTGTGATTTTGCATCTGGTCTTGCCCATGGAAGTTCTTTTGCTCTAGTCATTTTAGTAAGTTTCACTAATATTTCTCTAGCTAATACAAGAGCTAACGGCATTAATTCTGGAGTTTCTTTTACAGCTCCTCCAAACATTATACCTTGGTCTCCTGCTCCTCCAATATCTACTCCCATAGCTATATCTGGTGATTGAGCATGGATAGCACTTAATACTCCACAGTTAGAATCGAATCCCATTCCTTCTTTATATCCGATTTCATCAATTTTACTTCTTACAATGTCTTGGATATCTATATATGTAGTAGTTGTGATTTCTCCTCCTACAACAACCTGTCCTGTTGTACAAAATACTTCACACGCTACTCTTGAATTTGGATCATCAGCAAGACATGCGTCTACTACTGCGTCTGAAATTTGATCTGATACCTTATCTGGGTGACCAGGTGATACAAATTCTGATGTGAAATAAGTTAAATTTTTCATTTTTCCTCCTTAAAATATATTAATAATTTAATGTGTCAAGATAAAAAAATCCCTTTCACCAGACAGATGAAAGGGATTAAGTGTTAAATCCAATATTCCATCTCTCAGGAGTTAGCACCACACTTAAAAAGCAGGTTGCTGAGATTTCAACGGGCCAGTCCCTCAATCTCTCTTGATGGTATTCTTTATATTTATCATTTACACCTTATTATATATTTTTTTACTATTTGTGTCAATAATTATTTAGTTATTTTTTACTTGTCTTACAACATCCACTATAGATCCGTCTCTGTACTGCACTACAGCAACTACTTTATCCTCAAATTCTATTGCTTCTTCTTTTCCAGTCATAGCTTCTGCTATTTCTTTTAGCTCTTCTATTGTTTTGATTGGAAGATTAGAATTTTTGAATTTTTCTATTAGATCTTTTCTTAATGGATTAATTGCTATTCCTCTTTCTGTTACCAGTACATCTACTGTTTCTCCAGGAGTTGTTACAGTAGTTATTCTGTCTTTTACTACTGATATTCTTGCATTTACTAATTGAGAAACTATTATACATAGTTTTGATCCAGCTGCTGTATCACTGTGTCCTCCAGATCCTCCCATGATAACTCCATCTGATCCTGTAGTTACGTTTACGTTGAAGTTTGTATCCATTTCTGTTGCACCTAGGATAACTATATCAAGCATATTTACTACTGAACCTTTATTATTTGCATTTGCATACATTGTTGCTGACATTTTTATATGGTTTGGATTTTCTTTTGCTGATTTGATTGCATTAAGGTCAAAACATTGTACATCAAATAGAGCTTTGAAAAGTCCATCTTTATACATATCAACTATATATCCTGTTATTCCTCCAGCAGCAAAACTTCCTACTATATTTTTTGATTTCATAAGATTTCTAACTTCTGCTGCAACTGCAAGTGATATTCCTCCTGCACCTGTTTGGAAGCTCATTCCATCTTTTAAATATCCTGATTGCTCTATGAATTTAGCTGTAAGATCAGCAACTTTTAATCCTATTGGGTTTTTAGTGATCTGAGTAGTTCCAGATACTATTCCTTTAGGATCTCCAATAGCATCTACTACTAATACATAGTCTATTAAAGTTTGATTGATTTCTATTGTTGTATTTGGATATGGAACTAAGTTATCAGTGATAGCTACTACTAATTTAGCATTTTCAACATCTGAGTGAGCATATCCTAAAGCTCCACATGCTGATTTTCCATCTACTCCATTTATATTTCCATATTCATCTGAAGTTGGAGCTGCAACAAAAGCTATATCTACTTCAACCTCTCCTGTTTCCATTATTCTTGCTCTTCCACCATGAGTATGCATAACTGCTGGTTTTTGCATTTTACCTTGTGATATTGCCTGAGCAACTGGTCCTGACATGTATCCAGCATATATTTGTGTTACTATTCCTTTTTCAATCATTTCTACTACTGGTTTATGGCATGGGAATATAGAACTTGCAACTAATGTTACATCTTTATATCCTCTTTTTGCTATTTCTGCCATTACTAAATTTAATACATAATCTCCATTTCTTAAATGGTGGTGGAAAGATACAACCATTCCATCTTTTAATGGAAGTTTATCCATTAATTTTTCAAAATCAGTATGAAGTTTTTTATCATTAGGAGTTACAGTTTTAAAGTTATAATTCTTTTTTACTACTCCAGTTGTATTTGCTAAATATCCATTATAATGATTGATTTTTCCGTATCCTTCTATAAAATCAGGAACTTCTCTTCCTAAAATATTTTTCATCTATAAACACCTCACATATTATTGATTAATCTATTAGACCAATAAGTCTTGCAACATCCAATGTATGAATAGCTCTATTTATAATTGGAAGGTCAACCATTTTTCCATCTAATGAGAATACTCCAAGACCTTCTTTAGCAGCTTCTTCTTTAGCAGCTATTACTCTTAAAGCATGATTGATTTCAGCTTGTGATGGACAGTAAGCTGCATGGATTGTATCTATTTGTCTTGGGTTTATAGCAAGTTTTCCTGTAAATCCTAACATTTTTGCTTTTAATGAGTCAGCCATTAATCCTTCATAGTCATTTGTATCTGTAAATGGAGTATCTATTGCATCTACTTTACAAGCTTTACATGCATTTACTACTTTTGTTCTTGCATAGAATAATTCGTCTGATGATTTAGTTCTTTTTACTCCCAAATCAACTGCAAGGTCTTCTCCACCTAACAAAACAGAAATTACTCTTGGACTTGATTTTATAGTTTCATATACTGTTTCTACTCCATAAGTAGTTTCTACTAGTGGGTGTATTTTTATACTTCCTGCTTCAAATCCCATTTCTTTTTCTATTTCATTTAATTTTTTATCTAATACAACTATATCTTCAGGACAAGCTTTTGGAAGAAGTATAGCATCTGGTTTCAATCTTGCTATTACATCTATATCTTTTTCTGCAAATGGAGTAGATAAAGGATTAACTCTTACTACTACTTCTACATCATCATATTTATTTGTTCTTAAAGCTTCACTTATCAAATATCTTGCAGCATCTTTTTCTGTTAATGCAACAGCATCTTCCAAGTCAAATATAACAGCGTCTGAACCGAATACAGCTGCTGTTTGAAGCATTCCTGGGTTATTTCCAGGCATAAATAACATAGTTCTTCTTAATTCCACGATAAACACCTCTCATATAAAAAATAATATAATTATTATAATCCTCTAGCAACAGCAGCTTCTATTCTTGCTCTGACAGTATAATCAAGAGCTCCCTTATCTTGAGCTTGAACTTTTACTCCATCAATCCCAAGTTCTACAAGTTTATTTTTTATAACTTCTCTTATATGAGCTCCAAATTGTTTTTCCACAGTACTTTCTAATTCAATTTCTATTCCGCTTTCAGCTGGAGTTAGAATCACAAATATATCATTTGATTCTAGAGTACCACATTTAGCAGCTTTCTTTATTGTCATTTGATTCACCTCATTATTAAATTCTAAATAAAATTCTCTATAAACATTAGGGCTAATTAAAGGAAAAAGGTAGTCATATAACTACCTTTTTCAAAATCAAAATAAATTATAATTATACTCTTAAAAGAAAACTATTTCTTTCTTCTGTTTACTAAAGCTTCAACTCTAGACATTTCGTTGAATACGATCATGTATCCTTCGTCAACACCCATTCCTGGTTTAGCAAGAACTTGAAGAGCTCCACAAGCCATACCGATGTTAGTAGTAACTTCAGCAGATCTGTTAGTTTCGTTACAAGTTCCTCCACAGTATGATCCGATTCCTACTTTGTTACAGTAAAGAATTGCATCAGCTATGTTGTTTACTCCTCCAAGGTCTGGAGTTTTGATTTGAACTACATGTCCAGCTTTTTTGTCAGCGAACAATTTAATATCTTCTAATGTATTACACCATTCGTCAGCAACTAATTCAACTGCAATTCCTCTAGCGTCTACTTCAGCAGTTAAAGCAGCAAGAGCTTCGATTTGTTTATCTCTGTCTTCAACGTCCATAGGTCCTTCTATTCTTAATTTGAATGGTTTTGCAGCTTCTACTAATGTAGCAATGTAGTCAGCCATTTTTTTAGTGTCACAATCAAATGCAGCACCGATAGTTCCATAAACGTCTATGTGGAATATTGGAGAATAGTCAGCATCAGTTCTTTGAGAAATGATTCTGTCTCTTAACCATTTTACATAGTCAAGTAAGATTTCCCCGTGTAATCCTAATTTTTCTTTTACATTGTTAATCAAAGCGTGAGGTAAAACGTCAGCTTCTTTGATTATCATTTTGTCAGCAGCAACATATCTGTCGTCTCCTGATTGAGTGAATATAGGTCTCTTAGTGATTTCTAATCCTGTATTGTAGTCAGCTTTAATAACTTCAGCTAAAGTTACTTTTCTAGCTTTTGCAACACCATCAAGTAAAGCTTGAGTGATTCCATATCTTATTGCAGTATGTAATCTTTTTCCATTAACTTCTAATGCATCAAATTCTTCAGCAAGAGATTTGAAGTTATCAAGTTCTCTTCCTATTAATTTTGGAGCGATTTCTTTTTGGATTACTGGAATAAAGTCTTTTGCTAGGAATAAAGGATCTCTTCCTCCCGCACCTGAGTATTGAACAGCAGCACAGTCTCCATGAGCAACTTGTCCATCTTCAAGAACTAGTAAAACAGAGATAGCTTCTCCTGCTTGTCTGATTGATTTGAATCCTGGTGTTACTGGAGTTCCTAGATAGAACATACCATCATGTCCAGCTCCTGCTTTTATTGCTCTTTGGTCATCAAAATAGAATCCTGTTTTTCCTGCAGAACATACTACATCTACAATTTTCATAATTAAGCCTCCTAAGATTTTAAATTGTGTGGGAATTTTGCAATTCCCACTTTCTTCCTAATTAAATATATAATCTATTTCCAACATAATTGCAACCAACATTTAAAAATTGATTTTCTAAATTATTTTGCATTTATCATATCAATTTTATACTATGATTTCTACAAATTTTATTCGTTAATCGAATTAATTGTTTTTCATATGTTCAGTTTCAGGTCTTCCAATA
Coding sequences within it:
- a CDS encoding NAD(P)-dependent malic enzyme; its protein translation is MSTVFERALEMHEKNKGKISIVSKVKVANKDDLSLAYSPGVAEPCRKIAANKEDVYKYTAKGNMVAVITDGTAVLGLGDIGPEAALPVMEGKCVLFKEFAGVDAIPICLDTKDPEEIIRTVKLLAPGLGGVNLEDISAPRCIEIETRLKKELDIPVFHDDQHGTAIVVAAGLINAFKVVGKKFSDAKVVVNGAGAAGSSITKLIRDLGAKEILVLDKPGILRKSDKESYDFSKRELAEITNPNDLAGDLAFAVQGADVFVGVSVGNILTTEMVKTMNKDAVIFAMANPTPEIMPEDALAGGAKIVGTGRSDYPNQINNVLVFPGLFKGALRAKSRKITEEMKLAAARGLASLITDEEMNENYIIPDAFDKRVADAVAAAVEKVAKEQGICRD
- the citF gene encoding citrate lyase subunit alpha; its protein translation is MKNILGREVPDFIEGYGKINHYNGYLANTTGVVKKNYNFKTVTPNDKKLHTDFEKLMDKLPLKDGMVVSFHHHLRNGDYVLNLVMAEIAKRGYKDVTLVASSIFPCHKPVVEMIEKGIVTQIYAGYMSGPVAQAISQGKMQKPAVMHTHGGRARIMETGEVEVDIAFVAAPTSDEYGNINGVDGKSACGALGYAHSDVENAKLVVAITDNLVPYPNTTIEINQTLIDYVLVVDAIGDPKGIVSGTTQITKNPIGLKVADLTAKFIEQSGYLKDGMSFQTGAGGISLAVAAEVRNLMKSKNIVGSFAAGGITGYIVDMYKDGLFKALFDVQCFDLNAIKSAKENPNHIKMSATMYANANNKGSVVNMLDIVILGATEMDTNFNVNVTTGSDGVIMGGSGGHSDTAAGSKLCIIVSQLVNARISVVKDRITTVTTPGETVDVLVTERGIAINPLRKDLIEKFKNSNLPIKTIEELKEIAEAMTGKEEAIEFEDKVVAVVQYRDGSIVDVVRQVKNN
- the metK gene encoding methionine adenosyltransferase — translated: MKNLTYFTSEFVSPGHPDKVSDQISDAVVDACLADDPNSRVACEVFCTTGQVVVGGEITTTTYIDIQDIVRSKIDEIGYKEGMGFDSNCGVLSAIHAQSPDIAMGVDIGGAGDQGIMFGGAVKETPELMPLALVLAREILVKLTKMTRAKELPWARPDAKSQVTLAYDENGKIDHVDTVVVSVQHNPDVTQAQIKEEVIEKVVKPVLRSYGLDPDQVKHFHINPTGRFVIGGPHGDTGVTGRKIIVDTYGGFFRHGGGAFSGKDPSKVDRSAAYAARWVAKNIVAADLADKCEIQLSYAIGVVEPTSVKVDTFGTGKVDEFELAEAVKKVFDLTPRGIERALELRSGKFKYQDLAAFGHIGRTDLDIPWEKLDKVEELKKALNK
- a CDS encoding CD0519/CD1768 family membrane protein; the encoded protein is MEKLKKKAISLEAFICLGLLAGSFITTAKIMGPVNMINTVMGTAHDLLINTVFFIMGVAVLAGALSEILSEFGVISLINKLLYFVIYPLYRLPGASALAIVTTYISDNPAVLSLAANKEFRKYFKNYQFTALTNLGTSFGMGFIVSAFMVAQGGLMKENLFKAVLIGNLGAVVGSIISVNLMLHYSKKYFKSIGESEEEKEIEKFVLDTREIRRGSIFGRFLEAMLEGGKVGVDMGIAIIPGVIIICTTVLMLTNGMPQGGYTGAAYEGIGILPIIGAKLNFILKPLFGFTSPQAIAFPITALGAVGAAIGLVPQFIKEGVIGPREIAVFTSMGMCWSGYLSTHVAMMDSLKYRELTGKAIFSHTIGGLAAGMAANFLYSLFV
- a CDS encoding putative quinol monooxygenase, translating into MIVVYAKSIVPEKNIDKYLEIAKKLAEETRKEKGNIFYEMVQDKNNRSVLAFIEKWENMEVLDKHMKTPHFTTFVPQLNELREGESELAIHEVLF
- the metH gene encoding methionine synthase — encoded protein: MINELKKRVLVLDGATGTAIQKYNLTDEDFQGKKGCNEILNITRPDVIKEIHTKYIEAGADIIETNSFNCNRISLKDYEIEDMSYTLSKKGAELARETADNFYKTSGKKIYVAGSIGPTSKSLSLPMGDVPYEREINFDQMKKIYSEQIEGVIDGGVDCLLIETIFDGLSAKAALVAAEELFEKKNIQLPIMISATVNRQGKIFSGQSIESLITALDRPSIISFGLNCSFGARDLIPMIKRIASFTDKYISLYPNAGLPNEEGEYEETPEITAGYLKELVDEKKVNILGGCCGTHFSHIKAIADLVKDKEPRLPVSKENRYFLSGNEIYDFSNKFTIVGERNNVAGSKIFKTLIEEKNYIKALEIARSQIEKGAAVLDINLDDGLLIPHEEMERFLRIIQNDPIVSKISIMIDSSDFFTIETALKNIAGKSIVNSISLKEGEEAFRKKARIIKKYGAAMVVMAFDENGQGVSYERKVEICNRSYKILAEEGVPSSDIAFDPNILTIGTGSEDDRYNGLNFIKTVQWIKENLPQCSITGGLSNLSFAFRGNNPLRAAIHSLFIENAKEKGMNFAIMNPGEKAPQLTSEEKNTILSLINGEEDSLDSILELAVKLKNASDLLKKNSSSAPKIIKNDFDSLKDRIENALIYGGSTTFDTDINTAMETMTPLDIIQNILMKGMDKIGVLFEKGELYLPQLIRSASVMNRAVDILKPHMKIEANIGIKGKVLMATVDGDVHDIGKNIAGTVLKCNGYEVIDLGVMVSKEKILEEAVKNNVDIITLSGLISPSLKEMKKILSLLDISKLSIPVLIAGAATSKLHTAVKLEPFYQGKTFHTTDALDTLTIINKLIYGDRDLFITEKTKELRELCKVYLNNKKDTSKISVSPKEDFTSEVIAPKQLGKQYIEFPLQKIEKYINWNFLLHNMKVKNTPLEENTLNDAKYILEKMKENDIKVKCAFGIFPCTKDSDNLTIKDSDKNWSISFIRGEVKNNDIGISDFFNENDFIGTFIISVNSSLFDEDNYMSIMESILLTRIAEAASEFMENYLKEENIWLPNIRPAIGYSSIPDHSIKKTIFEITEGERTGAYLTNNFAMSPLSTVCGIYISNPKSFYFDLK